The region ATGCCTTCAATCCCCAACCTTCAACCTCCAACCTTCAACGTAGTCCATCGCCGCTCAGCGGTCGGCACGCCACAGCAGCACCACCCCCGCCAGGGCCAGCATCACGTTGGGAGCCCACGCCGCCGGCACCGGGGGCAGGCGGCCGCTCTCGCCGAGGGTCAGGGTGATGGAGCTGATGATGTAGTAGCCGATCAGGACCAGGATGGTCAGCCCCAGGCCGATGGACGTGCCCGAGCGGTGCGGCCGCAACCCCAGGGGGACCGCCAGGAGGGCAAACAGCGCCGCCGAAAACGGGACCGCCGTCTTGAAGTGGGCCTGGACCACGTAGCGGGTCGGGTCGCCTCCGCCCCGGCGGATCACGTCGGCGTACCGCCGCAGCTCGCGGATGCTCATCTCGGAGGGGTCCACCGGGGGCAGCGCGATCTCCTGCGGGGTCCGCCGGAGGCCCACCCGCAGGCGCTGAAAGCGGGTGACCACCGTGCCCTCGCCGGTCAGGACGTACATGGCGCCGTCCCGGAACTCCCACCCGTCCCCGACGTACCGGGCCTCGGGCGCCTCGATCACCCGCCGCAGGATGCCGCGCTCCAGCTGGTTGACGACCACGCCCTCCATCCGCTGCTCGTCCCGCAGGAACCGCCGGACGAAGTACACCGACTCGATGCCGTCCTGCACGTCCCGGAACAGCACGTCCCGCTGCGCCGCCGGGGCGGGCCGCCGCAGGGCCACGGCCAGGGCGTGGCGGTAGCGCTCCTCGGCGGATGGCACCAGCAGCTCGTTGAGGGCCAGGTTGGCCACGCTGACCACCGCCCCGGCGGCCACCACCGACGCCGCGATCCGGGACAGGCTGATGCCGCTGGTGCGCATGGCGGTGATCTCCTGCCCGTCGGACAGGCGCCCGACGGTGAGCAGGGCAGCCAGCAGCATGCCCATGGGCAGGCTGAACCCGACGAAGTACGGCAGCCGGAAGACCACCAGCTGCACCGCCACCGGCAGGGAGGACTCCTGCTGCAGCACCAGGCGTCCGACGAAGAACAGGTGGTTGATCAGCAGGAGGGTGGTGAAGATGGCGACCCCGAAGGCGAAGACGTCCCGCAACTGGCGCCACAGGTAGCGGTCGAGCAGGCGGACGGCCATCCCCCCTCACCCCG is a window of Armatimonadota bacterium DNA encoding:
- a CDS encoding LptF/LptG family permease, with translation MAVRLLDRYLWRQLRDVFAFGVAIFTTLLLINHLFFVGRLVLQQESSLPVAVQLVVFRLPYFVGFSLPMGMLLAALLTVGRLSDGQEITAMRTSGISLSRIAASVVAAGAVVSVANLALNELLVPSAEERYRHALAVALRRPAPAAQRDVLFRDVQDGIESVYFVRRFLRDEQRMEGVVVNQLERGILRRVIEAPEARYVGDGWEFRDGAMYVLTGEGTVVTRFQRLRVGLRRTPQEIALPPVDPSEMSIRELRRYADVIRRGGGDPTRYVVQAHFKTAVPFSAALFALLAVPLGLRPHRSGTSIGLGLTILVLIGYYIISSITLTLGESGRLPPVPAAWAPNVMLALAGVVLLWRADR